DNA sequence from the Verrucomicrobiia bacterium genome:
GCGCGCCGGTCCTTCCGACCTGGACCACGATATCGTTCAGCGTGGTTTCCACCTTTTCGGCCGGATACTTGTAGGCGATCATGCCGCGCGGCGATTTCGTGGTGCTGCCGAGCGTCTTGCGCACGTCCAGGGAATCCACTTTCACGACCATGCCGTCGATGTCGTACGGCAGTTTGCCTTTTTTCTCGCGGTATTTGTCGATGAAGCCCACCACGCCATGAATGTCTTGGGTGAGGCAGGTGTGCGGGATGGTCTTGAAGCCCAGACCTTTCATGAATTCGAAAGCCTGGGACTGGCTTTCCGGCGCTTTGGCGCCTTCCACGGTGACAAGCCCGTGAATAAAGGCATTCAGCTTGCGGCGCGCCACGAGCTTGGGATCGAGCTGCTTCAGGCTGCCGGCGCACGCATTGCGCGGATTCGCGAACAATTCTTCGTCCTGCTTCTCGCGCTCGTGGTTGATCTTTTCGAACTGCGCATGCGAAAGATACGCCTCGCCGCGCACCTCGAGTTTTTTGGGGACCGGGCCTTTGTGCGGCGCTCCGGGAGCGGGAATTTTGAGCGGGATGTCCGCGATGGTCTTGATATTTTCGGTGATGTCGTCGCCCTGCTTGCCGTCGCCGCGGCTCGAGCCGGTGACCAGCACGCCGTTTTCATAAACGAGGCTGATGGAGACGCCGTCGATCTTCTCTTCCACGAAATAATCAAAGGATTCAGGCACGATCCGATGAAGCCGCTGGTCGAATTCCAGGAGTTCTTCCACGGAATACGTATTGTCCAGCGACAACATGGGCACGCCGTGCGTGACGCTCTTGAACTCTTTAAGCGGCGCGCCGCCCACGCGCTGCGTCGGCGAATCCGCAGTGACGAGTTCCGGATGCTCACGCTCGAGCGTCTCGAGCTCCCGCATCAGCTTGTCGTAGTCGAAATCACTGATCTCGGGCCTGGCCTCTTCATAATACTTACGGTTGTGATGGCGGATCTCTTCCCGCAGCTTTTCGATCCGGCGCTCAACGTCTTTTTTCGCAGTGGATTTGGCCATGTCACAACAGCCGGTCGGCGAGATACGCGGGCAAACCGGCTTTCCTGATTTTCTGGGCGGCTTTTTCGTTGTCGTAATCCAGCCGCACGAGTTCAAAGGTCCGTTTTTCGTCGTCGTAGATCCCGAAAGCGGTTCTCGGGTCCCCGTCGCGGGGCTGGCCCACGCTTCCGGGATTCAAAATGTATTTCGTGCCGGCCGCGATCTCGGTCATGCCGGGCTCGAGGCGTTCCGCGCTGCGCGCCATCTCGCAAAAACAGCCGGGCACGTGCGTGTGGCCCACGAAGCAGACCGGAGTCTCCATCTCCCTGAAGCTCGGCACCGCGTCCACGTAGCGCGTCAGATAATGAAAGGCCTCGGGCGCGTGAAGGCTGCCGTGCGCGAGCGAGAGGTTTTTCTCCACGCGTGTGTACACAAGGCCGGGAATCTCCTCCGTCCATTTCTCGTCGAGCACGTCCGCCGTCCACTCGATGGCCGTGCGCGCGAAATCATTGAACCACGCGCGCAGCGACGGGTCGACCACGGCCTTTTCGTGATTGCCCATCAGCACCACGTCCGCATTTTCGAGCGCCCAGCCCAGGCACTCGTTCGGGTTCGCCCCATAGCCCACGGTGTCGCCCAGCACCACGGTCCTGTCCACGCCGCGCGTCTTCAAAGAGGCCGCGACGGTTTCCAAAGCCTCGAGATTGGCGTGAATGTCGGAGAGGACGGCGTGGCGCATGTCAGACCGCGATTTCGAAGGTTTGGAACTTTCCCTGAGGCTCGTCCCAGAACGTGCGCGTCTCGCGGATGAATCCGGAAAGATGGGAATTGGAAATCGCGTCCAGAAACTGACGGAGCTGGTCTTCCTCGCCTTCGGCCAGCATCTCGACCTGCCCGTCGGTCAGATTGCGGACATAGCCGGTCACATCAAAGCGGCGCGAGAGGTTCTGTGCCGTGTACCGGAACCCCACGCCCTGCACGGTCCCGCTGAAAAGGGTTCGAAGCTGCTTCTTCATAGATTTTCAACATACCGCTTCTTGCACGGAGCGTCAAGCGCTTCCCCGAAGCTCGCCCCGCTCGTAATGCTCCGTCCGCTCCAGCTTGCCTCCCGCGTAGACCTTGCAGGGCCCATGCAGCGCGTCGTCCTCGTAGATTTCCTCACGCAGCGGCTTGCCGTCTTCGCCGTAGCACACGCGCAGGCCCTGGCGCAGATCATGCCGGAAATGGATTTCCTCTTTCAAGGCGCCGCCCGGATAAAACAGTTGCCCCGTTCCTTCCAGCCGGCCGCCTTCGAACGTCCACTTTTCTTTCACGGTGCCGTTCTCGTACCAGGAGCGCATGAGCCCGTGCATGAGTCCGCCGCGGTAGGTCACTTCACGCCGCAATTGTTTGTTCGGATAGAACCACTGGCACAGGCCGTCCTGCATGCCGTTCTTGAAGCTCAGGATTTCTTTGACCGAGCCGTCTTCGTAATAACTCGTCGTGGGGCCGTCGGGCCGGCCTTGCTTTAATTTGGTTTCCTGCTCCAGCCCCCCGCCGGGAAACGATTTTTTCCGGACCTCGCGCGCAAAATCTTTCTGCTCATGACTCCATTCGGTCATGCGGCGCCTTCAGCCGGGGACGATGCCGGAGACGGAACCGTGGAAGGCGCGGACACGGGCGAAGACGACGGCGAAGGCGCGGGAGAAGTTTCCGCGGCCGGCGGCGCGGGGTGCGCGGCCAGCTCGGTTTGCAATTCCGACACTTGCTTTTGAAGGGCTGCGGCGGTCTTGGCGCTTTCTTCGGCCGCGGCCTTTTCCGCGGTCCAGGCCGTCTGGCTTTCGAGAAGCCGTGCCTTTTCCGCCTCGAGGGACGTGATCTGTTCCTGGAGAAAACCGATCTGGCTCCTGGATGAGCGGAGTTCCGCGTTGAGACGCTGCTCTTTGATGCTCGAAACGGCGATGACGACGAGCAGCAGCACGAGGGTGACGATGAGAAGAGCTCTTTGCATGCGGCCTCCGTTTACCCGGCGTCCGCGCTGATCACGCGGTTGCGCCCCGTGCGTTTGGCTTTGTAAAGCGCCTGGTCCGCGCGCTCGATCAGATCTTCTTTTTTTGTGGCGTCGGACGGAAATTCCGCGATACCGATACTCACCGTAATGCGAATGTCGTCGCTGCCCAGGTGGTAGAGCTGGTGCTCCACGGCCTTGCGCATGCGTTCGGCGCAGGTCATGGCCCCGGCCCGGTTGGTTTCCGGCAGGATGAGGACGAATTCGTCGCCGCCCATGCGCACCGCGATGTCCGAACGCCGGATGGAAAAGTCCACCTTGGGGCCTTCCCCCATCTCCGGCCTCAGGATTTTCGCGAATTCTTTCAAGAGCAGGTTGCCCTGGCTGTGCCCCTGCGTGTCGTTGAAGGCCTTGAAGCGGTCGATATCGATGAAGAGCAGGCAGAAAAGATAACCGCGCCGAAGGCTCCGCGAAATCTCCGCGTCCAGGTAATCGTTGAAGAACCGGTAATTATAGAGGCCGGTCAGCGGGTCGATGCTGAGGTCTTTGGTGCGTTCCCGGACAAGGTTGCGCAGGTTTTCCTCGACGCGCGTGAGAAGATCCCTCATGGACACGATGCCCAGCACGTGTCCCTCGGCGTCTACGACCGGGACGTGACGGATATGGGACTCCTTCATCTCTTCAAGGACCTTGCCCAGCGAATAGTCGGGCCGCGCGGTGATGAGCTTCTGCGTCATGACGTCCGACACGCGCAGTTTTTCCAGCTCCCGCTTCTGCGCGAAGATCTTCGTCACGAAATCGCGCTCGCTCAGGATTCCCACCAGCTTGCCGTTTTCGACGACCACGACCGCGCCGATGCGGTGCTCGGTCAGTTTCTGGGCCGCCTCGGTAATGCTCGCATCCGGGGACAGCGCGACCACATCCGGGATCATGATGGATCCGATCGTATTGATGAATTCGTTGGTCTGGATGTTGGCGGGCGGGAGGTCGTTTTTCGCGGCGTTCTGCGCCATAAGCTTTCCTTTGGCTGATCCTCGGCTTTGAAAAATTGTACTCTTTTTTACGACGCGAGACAATGGAGGCCGGCTCGATTGCCTTTAAAAATAATTAGCTTTGATTCGGCCCGAACTTCTTCTATAATTTCGCCTGTCCTTTTGACGTCATTTTGCGTTAAAAATTTTAACTCTGGGGCGCAGCCCCAAGGGACCTCGTGTCCCGAACGAGAAGGAGAATTACCGTGATCAGTCTTTATTATGCCCCGCCTTCCATTTTCGGCCGGAAGGTCCTTGCGGTTCTGGAAGAAAAAGGCCTCGACTACGAGATCAAGCCCATGAGCTTTGCCGAACGCGACATGGACAAGCCCGATTACCTGCGCCTGAATCCGAACGGCGAAGTGCCTACGCTGGTCGACGAAAACTTTGCGGTCTATGAATCCACCGCCATCATCGAGTACCTCAACGACGAATATCCGGAACCGCCTCTCCTGCCTGAAGATTCCGAAGGCCGCGCCCGGGTCCGCATGATCGAAGATTATTGCGACCTTCACCTCTTCAAGGAAATCGTCCGCTGCGTCCTCAAAAAACTCGTCGCCAAGGAAGAGATTACCGAGGAAGACCAGAAGGCTTTGCGGGAAAAGATCAAGAGGATCGAGAGCTATCTGGGTCCCCAGGATTTTCTCGCGGGCACGTTCTCGTTCGCGGATTGCGCCTTCATGGCCGCGGCCGCGAGCCTGGAAGCCCTCGGCGTCCTGGATACGGTCTGCACTTCCGGTCCGCTCAAGCGCTACATCGACCGCCTGAAGCAGCGCAAAGGCTGGAAGGGCGCGAGCCTCCTCACGATCGAGACCTCGGTTAATTCCTAAGGCCTCTAGTCCCTCTCGCTCGGGAGATGATTTTCGGACGCGCCGTTTAAAAGCGCCGCGACTTTCCGGAGGAGCTGGTCCACGTGAAACGGCTTTACGATGTAATCCGTGCAGCCGTCTTCGAAGGCCTCTTCCACCCACGTTTCCCGCAAACCTGAGACCATGAGGACGGGCACTTTACGCATCTCGTCGACGCCGGATTCTTTTTCCTTCCGCCGGATCTGGCGAAGCAGCTCCAGCCCGTCCATCCCCCGCATGATGATGTCGAGGATCACAAGGTCGTAAGGCTGCCGCTGCAGCGAGGCCATGTAAGCTTTCAGGGCATGCTGGCTGTCCTGAAATGCGTCCATTTCATAGCCTTCCTCTTCAAGGAATTCGCGGAGCGTCTGCGTGATGAGGGCTTCGTCATCGACGACCAGCAGCTTTTTGCCTTTGCCCGGCCTCATTTCGCCGCCGTCTGGGAGATCATGTTGCCGCCCGTGTCGAATTCCTTGCGGTTCACCCGCTTGCCGGCCGAGTATTCATCTTCGAACTTAAGATTGCCGTCCGGCGAATACTGCTTGGCAAGCCCTTCCCGGCTGCCTTCGCGGAACGTCCATTCCGACTTGATCTTCCCGTCCCCGTAATAAATCTTCGTGAGGCCGTTCAGCTGGCCGTTGCGGTACGACCGCTCCGCCACCAGCTTGCCGAAGAAATACTGCTTTTCCATTTCACCATCCAGATGCTGTTCCTTTTCGACCGTGAAATTGAGAGAAAAGAAAATCAGCCCGACGGCAACGAGGCCGAGGACGCTCAGGATCGGAACGAAGAATTTTTTCATGACTGCCTCCGGATCTCTATCGTTTATCGCTAACGCATCTTGGTCCCGACGAGCGTGGCCACCATCGCCAGCGCGACTTCCCCGCCGAACTGGACCTTCCAGTCGATGCCGGTCAGCCGCGCGAGCCAGGCCCCGTCCTGGAAAAGCTGGGTGAAAAAAGCCGAGGTCAACAGGACGGTCGTGATGCCGAACATCCAGCGCTTCACTTGGCCTTGCCTTTGCCGTGCGCGCCGCCGTAAAGCGGCGCCGACGGCTTGAAATCCTCTTCCGTTTCCCCGCCGTTCAAGGCCTTCAAAACGCTTTCCTCGTCCTCGGCATGCTCGCCTGCGGGCGAAGCCCCTTTGTCGAACAGGACCTCGCGGCTCAGCCCGCCGTTTTCCTGGAATTGCTGCTGGACGCCTTGGCGGACGCCCTCCGAGTACGGCGTCACGGCCTGCATGCGCCCGTTTTCGTAATAACTTTTACACGGCCCCTGTTTGGCGTCATTGACGTACTCGCATTCCTCTTTCAGGCTTCCGCTCTCATAGAAATTCTTCACCTTGCCGGCCAACCTGCCGTCGCGGATATGCGCGAGCGTCTTCAGCTTGCCGTTCGGGTAATAGAGCTTGCCCTCGCCCTGGGCGAGCCCCTTCTCGAAGTAGACTTCTTTTTCCGGCGCGCCGTCCTCGTAATAGCCTTCGGTCAGGCCTTCGAGCATGCCGTCCTTATAGCGGGTGCGGTTTCTAAGCTTGCCGGATTCGTAATAAGTTTCCTGGATGCCGTCTTCGGTGCCCAGCCGGAACTGCCCCACGCCTTTCAATTTTCCGCTGGAATAATAAACCAGGACCACACCGTCGAGTTTCCCCTTGCGGTAAGGCTCCTCGCGTTCGAGAAAGCCATCCGGAGAATACATCCGCGTCACGCCGTGAAGGGCGCCGCTCAAATACGAGGCCTCGAAACGCAGCGTACCGTCGGCGTAATAGTCTTTCCTGATTTCAACCGCGGCTTCCGAGCGCGGCGGGGCTCCGGCGGCCAGCACGGCAAGACATATAAAGAAGAAGCTGTTTTTATGCATGAAGGCAGGCTTTCCATTCTTTCTGCGGACGGTGTTGCTCTTGGTATCGATTATACCCCATGCGCGGCATCCGCCGCGGACGGCTCCGGCCCGATCTCTTCGCAGACGTCCACGCAGCCGTCGGGGCCGTACTTCCAGCGGTTGGCGGGTTTACCCTCGATATGATTTTGGACTTCGATCAGGTGTCCGTCTTCGGAAAAGAACTTGGCAGGGCCGACGGGTTTGTTATTTTCGAGGTGGACGATGCGGCGCGGGCTTCCGGTTTCGTAAAAGGTCCAGGAAAAGCCCTGAAGACGGTTTTTCCGGTAATTCATGAGGGCACCGAGCGCGCCGCTTTCATAATACCATTTGACCGTGCCTTCCAGCTGCCCGTTCGAATAAGGGAACTCCCCTTTCAAGGCCCCGCTTTCATAATAAAGCTTGGCGTCGCGCGGCATCTCGGCCGCGGCCGCCGCGGCAGATACGGGTGCCATCCCGCAAAGCAGCAGAAGAACCGCCAGAAAACGTGTTTTTTCTCCCATGCTCGTCTTTCCCGGGAAAGGCAAGTGCTGTTGGAGAACCGGTACGTAGAAAGCTGCTTCTTATATCGGCGCTTTGGAGAGGAGATTAAGCGG
Encoded proteins:
- the ligA gene encoding NAD-dependent DNA ligase LigA; the encoded protein is MAKSTAKKDVERRIEKLREEIRHHNRKYYEEARPEISDFDYDKLMRELETLEREHPELVTADSPTQRVGGAPLKEFKSVTHGVPMLSLDNTYSVEELLEFDQRLHRIVPESFDYFVEEKIDGVSISLVYENGVLVTGSSRGDGKQGDDITENIKTIADIPLKIPAPGAPHKGPVPKKLEVRGEAYLSHAQFEKINHEREKQDEELFANPRNACAGSLKQLDPKLVARRKLNAFIHGLVTVEGAKAPESQSQAFEFMKGLGFKTIPHTCLTQDIHGVVGFIDKYREKKGKLPYDIDGMVVKVDSLDVRKTLGSTTKSPRGMIAYKYPAEKVETTLNDIVVQVGRTGALTPVAILEPVLVSGTTVSRASLHNQDEIERLDARIGDRVLIEKSGEIIPKVIQVLVEKRKGSLYKFRFPEKCPVCGGHVKKTEGEVALRCVNLACPAQLSARVRHYASRDAMDIEGLGAVWVAQFVDYKMIKDLSDIYFLDPEEVVKLERMGEKSRDNLFQGIEASKSRPLNRLIFGLGIPGVGERAAFILAQRFQDLDVVAKAGQEDLEAIREIGPVTAKAIVEFFEEAGTRAILKKLRQAGVRFDIVEKVKTADAFNGKTFVITGTLESMERSQAEKYIRQLGGHPSSSVSRKTDVLVAGENAGSKLKKADELGIKKIDEAAFLKLLRDSGVKDI
- a CDS encoding metallophosphoesterase family protein; this translates as MRHAVLSDIHANLEALETVAASLKTRGVDRTVVLGDTVGYGANPNECLGWALENADVVLMGNHEKAVVDPSLRAWFNDFARTAIEWTADVLDEKWTEEIPGLVYTRVEKNLSLAHGSLHAPEAFHYLTRYVDAVPSFREMETPVCFVGHTHVPGCFCEMARSAERLEPGMTEIAAGTKYILNPGSVGQPRDGDPRTAFGIYDDEKRTFELVRLDYDNEKAAQKIRKAGLPAYLADRLL
- a CDS encoding acylphosphatase gives rise to the protein MKKQLRTLFSGTVQGVGFRYTAQNLSRRFDVTGYVRNLTDGQVEMLAEGEEDQLRQFLDAISNSHLSGFIRETRTFWDEPQGKFQTFEIAV
- a CDS encoding toxin-antitoxin system YwqK family antitoxin, which produces MTEWSHEQKDFAREVRKKSFPGGGLEQETKLKQGRPDGPTTSYYEDGSVKEILSFKNGMQDGLCQWFYPNKQLRREVTYRGGLMHGLMRSWYENGTVKEKWTFEGGRLEGTGQLFYPGGALKEEIHFRHDLRQGLRVCYGEDGKPLREEIYEDDALHGPCKVYAGGKLERTEHYERGELRGSA
- a CDS encoding diguanylate cyclase yields the protein MAQNAAKNDLPPANIQTNEFINTIGSIMIPDVVALSPDASITEAAQKLTEHRIGAVVVVENGKLVGILSERDFVTKIFAQKRELEKLRVSDVMTQKLITARPDYSLGKVLEEMKESHIRHVPVVDAEGHVLGIVSMRDLLTRVEENLRNLVRERTKDLSIDPLTGLYNYRFFNDYLDAEISRSLRRGYLFCLLFIDIDRFKAFNDTQGHSQGNLLLKEFAKILRPEMGEGPKVDFSIRRSDIAVRMGGDEFVLILPETNRAGAMTCAERMRKAVEHQLYHLGSDDIRITVSIGIAEFPSDATKKEDLIERADQALYKAKRTGRNRVISADAG
- a CDS encoding glutathione S-transferase family protein produces the protein MISLYYAPPSIFGRKVLAVLEEKGLDYEIKPMSFAERDMDKPDYLRLNPNGEVPTLVDENFAVYESTAIIEYLNDEYPEPPLLPEDSEGRARVRMIEDYCDLHLFKEIVRCVLKKLVAKEEITEEDQKALREKIKRIESYLGPQDFLAGTFSFADCAFMAAAASLEALGVLDTVCTSGPLKRYIDRLKQRKGWKGASLLTIETSVNS
- a CDS encoding response regulator, encoding MRPGKGKKLLVVDDEALITQTLREFLEEEGYEMDAFQDSQHALKAYMASLQRQPYDLVILDIIMRGMDGLELLRQIRRKEKESGVDEMRKVPVLMVSGLRETWVEEAFEDGCTDYIVKPFHVDQLLRKVAALLNGASENHLPSERD
- a CDS encoding toxin-antitoxin system YwqK family antitoxin, with the protein product MHKNSFFFICLAVLAAGAPPRSEAAVEIRKDYYADGTLRFEASYLSGALHGVTRMYSPDGFLEREEPYRKGKLDGVVLVYYSSGKLKGVGQFRLGTEDGIQETYYESGKLRNRTRYKDGMLEGLTEGYYEDGAPEKEVYFEKGLAQGEGKLYYPNGKLKTLAHIRDGRLAGKVKNFYESGSLKEECEYVNDAKQGPCKSYYENGRMQAVTPYSEGVRQGVQQQFQENGGLSREVLFDKGASPAGEHAEDEESVLKALNGGETEEDFKPSAPLYGGAHGKGKAK